The Bacillota bacterium DNA window CTCCGCCGGGCTGCCCACGGTCACCAGGGCGCCCCGGGCAAGGATGGCCACCCGGTCGCACAGGCTGTCCGCCTCGCCCATGTTGTGCGTGGTCAGGAAGACGGTCTTGCCGGCCGCCTTCAGCTCCAGGATGAGCTGGCGCACGTCCCGCGCCGCGGCCGGATCGAGGCCGGTGGTGGGTTCGTCGAGGAAGAGGAGTTCGGGGTCGTGCATGAGGCACCGGGCCAGGTGCAGGCGCTGCCGCATGCCCCGGGAGTAGCCGTCGACCCGCTGCCTGGCGGCGCCGGCCAGGCCGAACCGCTCCAGCAGCGCCCAGGCCCGGGCTCTGGCCTCCTTCGGCCCCATGCCCTGCAACTGGCCGGCGAAGACGAGG harbors:
- a CDS encoding ABC transporter ATP-binding protein, with the protein product MSGGAAVVEVENLVRDYVTGGARGAARRVRALNGVSLAVPRGTLFGLLGPNGAGKTTMVKVLTTVITPTAGSARVFGFDVVREAHRIRPRLGVAYGGELGLYWRLNGLDNLVFAGQLQGMGPKEARARAWALLERFGLAGAARQRVDGYSRGMRQRLHLARCLMHDPELLFLDEPTTGLDPAAARDVRQLILELKAAGKTVFLTTHNMGEADSLCDRVAILARGALVTVGSPAE